TGCGTCGCCGGGCGGGACGGTAAGGCCGGTGACGCCGTGCTGGTTGACGAACGGCACTCCTGTGGTGAGACGCGTGGAGACCACCGGCGTGCCCGCAGCATGCGCCTCGAGCTGCACAAGCCCGAACGCCTCGGATCGGGCGACGCTCGGCAGACAGAAGACATCGGCTGCGTGGTACCAGGCCGCGAGCTCATCGTCACCCACCGGGTCGGTGAACCGCACGCGATCCTCGATGCCGAGCGACGACACCAGCTCGTCAAGCTCGGCGCGGAGCGGCCCGCTCCCGATCATCACGAGGTCGGCGTCGACCTCGGCCATGGCGCGCACAAGCACGTCGGCGCCCTTGTAGTAGATGAGACGGCCCACGAAAAGCACGACCGGCCGTTCACCGCGTGACGGTGTGCCCTCCGTGCGGAGCTCGGCGGCGCGGGTGGTGCGCTCGGGGGTGGCGGCGAACCGCTCCACGTGGATGCCGAAGGGCACCACGCGGCACTTGGACGCGACGGGCGCGAGGTACTCGCTGTGCTCGACCATGTCGGGCGATGACGCGATCACCAGATCCACGCGGTCGAGCACCCGCCGCAATAGCGGCGCATAGGCGCTGCCGAGCACCTTCTGGCGCACGATGTCGCTGTGATAGGTGAGCACGGTGGGGACGTCGCTCCGGGGACGCCAGCCCGAGAGGGCGCCGCGGCCGCCACGGGCGGCGAGCCACGACACCTCGCCCCACGGATACGGGAAGTGCAGGTGGAAGACGTCGGGACGATCGGGGCGCGCAGCCTCCTCGGCGATGGCGCGCTTCATGCCGGGGGCCACCGGCGTGGACGCATAGGCGAAGAGCCGGGGCAGACGCGTGACCGCCACGCCGTCGAGCGTCTCGAAGACCCCCTCGGGGCCTTCGTTGGCGACGATGACGTGAACGCCGTGACCGGCCTCGGAGAGCGCAACCGCGAGATCGCGCATGTGGTATTCGATCCCACCCAGATGTGGCGGGTAGTACTTGTTGAGCATCGTGATGCGCATGCGCGCCGGATCCTCCGTCTTCCGCTACGCGTCGTTGGCGAGCAGGCGCCCCGCGGCCAGCAGCTCGTCCACGAGCTTGAAGTCGGCGGCCTCGGCGTACACGCGTACGAGCGGCTCGGTCCCCGAAGCGCGCAGCAACAGCCAGGCGTCGTCGGGCAACAGGAACTTCACGCCGTCGGTGCGAATCACCTCGAGCACCTCCATGCCGGCCAGTGTCGTAGGCGCGAGCGTGGGCATGGCCTCCACGAACCGGGACATCGCTGCGGGCTCCAGGCGCATGTCGAACCGGCCGTACTCCATGGCGCCCACGGTCTCGAGCAGGTCGTCAACGAGCGCGCCGAGGCCCTTCTCGTGACGCGCCATCATCTCCACGAGCAGGAGCGCCATGAGCAGGCCGTCACGCTCCCGCACGTGCGACGGGATGCCGATGCCGCCGCTCTCCTCCCCGCCGATGAGCACGTCGCCCTTGAGCATCTCCTCATAGATCCACTTGAAGCCCACGGGCGTGGTGGTGACCTCGCTGCCGAGGTGACGGGCGATACGGTCCACGAGCACGCTGGTGGAGAGCGTCTTGACGATGCGGCCGCTCATGCCGCGACCCTCCACGAGGTGCCGGGCGACCAGCGCGATGATGCGATGCGGATTGACGAACGTCCCGTTGCGATCCGCCGCGCCGATGCGGTCGGCGTCGCCATCGGTGATGAACGCGGCGTCGAGCCCGTGCTCGCGCACGTACTCCTGCGCCTCGACGATGTGCGGCGGGATCGGCTCGGGGTGCAGACCGCCGAAGCCGGGGTTGCGCTCGCCGTGCAGCTCGGTCACCTCCACACCGAGTCCGCGCAGGGTCTCGGCGAGGTAGGTCTGGCCCGCGCCGTACAGCGGATCCACCACCACGCGGAGCCCGGCCTCGGCGATTACCTCGGCGTCGACCATGGCGCGGAGCGCATCAAGGTACGGGCCCATCAGGTCCACGGTCTCAACGAGATCGTCGGCATCCGCCGGGGCCGCTGGCGGCTCGGCGGCGAGGGCGGCCTCAACGCGGTCGCTGAAGGACTTGGGGCTCGCTCCCCCGTCGGCCATCCGCAGCTTGAAGCCGAGGTACGGAGCGGGATTGTGGCTCGCGGTGAGCATCACACCGCCGATGGCCGCCTCGTCGTGCGCCACCGCCCAGCAGAGCGCCGGCGTGGGCAGGTAGCGGTCCGAGAGCCCCACACGCAGGCCATGCGACGCCAGGACCTCGGCGGCCGCCCGAGCGAAGCTCTCGGCCTCGAACCGGGTGTCGTAGCCCACCAGAACGAGCCCGCCAGGATTCTCGGCGGCATACACGCGCCCGGCCGCATCGGCGACCCTGCGCAGGTTGTCGTAGGTGAAACCGGCACCGATCACGGCGCGCCAGCCGTCGGTGCCGAAGCGGATGTCGCTGGTCATGGTCCCCTCCTCGTGTCGGGTGGCCTCCACAGCATACCCGCACATTGTCGCCTATCGTGCGCCGGATGCCCAATCGCGACGCAGCGGCCCGCACCGCCGGCGGCTGCGCGCACGCGGCGCGGTATACTTCACTCCTGTTCCATACACGTACCGGTTCCACGCACATCGGCACGCGGAGGCCCCATGACCGAGCGCACACGCATCCCGCACCTGCACGCCCTGATCCTCGCCGGCGGGAGCGGTACCCGGTTCTGGCCGCTCTCGCGCGAGCTCTCCCCCAAGCAGTTCGTGGACATCTTCGGCGGCGTGAGCCTCATCACCCAGGCGGTCACCCGCGTCTCCCCGCTCGTGGCCGAGGACGGCATCCACGTGCTCACCAACGAGCGTCTGCTCGACGAGCTCCGCAACCACCTCAAGTCGCAGCCGTCACTTGGCGACATGAGCGTGGAGTACCTCGCCGAGCCCACGCCCCGCAACACGGCGCCCGCGATAGCGCTCGCCGCCGCGTATCTCGCAGGCATCGATCCCGACGCGGTGATGGTGGTACTGCCGTCGGACCACGTGCTGGAGAACGGCGAGCGGTGGGAACGCATCATGCGTGTGGCGGCAGGTCTCGCCGCGCAGGACTTCCTCGTGACGATCGGCCTGGAGCCCACGCGGCCCGAGACCGGTTACGGCTACATCCGCATGGGCGAGCGGATCGCCACGCCTGCCGAGAACGGCACGACAGGCCATCGCGTTGCCGCATTCGTCGAGAAGCCCGACCGCGCCACCGCCGAGTCGTATCTGGCCGAGGGCGGCTACCTCTGGAACTCGGGCATGCTCGTGGCCCGCGCCGCGACCGTGCTCGTGCAACTCGAGAGCGCCGGGAAGCGCGCGTCCACTCCCGACAGCGCGCCGGCCGCCGCTATCGCCGCAGCCGCACGCGACGTGGCGGCGATGCCACCTGCCGAATGGACCTCGGTGGCGGTGCGCGAGGCCTTCGAAGCGCTGCCGTCGGTGCCGTTCGACAAGGCCGTGCTCGAGGTCAGTGACGCCGTGGCCGTGGTGCCCGCCGACCTCGCGTGGTCGGACGTGGGCTCGCTGGTGGCGCTGGAGGACGTCGCCCCCGCAGACGAGCGGGGCAACGTGCTCGCGGGCAACGTTGTGGACGTTGATTCGCACGACACGATCGTGTACTCGGCGGATCGGCTTGTGGCTACGATCGGGCTGAGCGGCCTCATGGTGGTGGACACCGCTGACGCCACGCTCGTGGCGCCCAAGGACCGCGCGCAAGACGTGCGGCTGGTGGTGGAGGAGCTGCGTGGCCGTGGCGCGCGCGAGATCGTGGAGAATCGCTCGTCGCTCCGCCCGTGGGGGTCGTGGACGATGCTCTCCAAGGGCGCCGGCTTCCAGGTGAAGACGATCGAGGTGATGCCCGGCCAGCGGTTGTCGCTCCAGAGCCACCGGCACCGCAGCGAGCACTGGGTCGTGGTGGAGGGAGTTGCGCTGGTGGAGGTCGATGGCGAGACGTTCCGCGTGACAGCGAACGAGTCCAAATACGTGCCGTGCGGCTCGGTGCACCGGCTCACCAACGACGGCGACTCGGTGCTGCGCGTGGTGGAGGTGGCGGTGGGCGACTACCTCGGCGAGGACGACATCACCCGCTACGAGGACGACTGGGCTCGATAGGAGCCGCTCTCTGCGTCACGCACGACCGGCAACGTCGCGATAGACCGCAACGAGCTCGTCGGCCATCCGCTCCAGCCCGAAACGCTCGCGTACGATCCGTTGCCCCGCCTCCCCCATGCGGGCACGCATGGCAGGATCTTCGAGCAGCCGGACGATAGCGTCGGCGAGTCCAGCAGGGTCGCGAGGTGGGACGAGGAGGCCGCTCACGCCGTCTTCGACGACTTCGGGCAGACCGCCGGTGTTCGTGGCCACAACGGGCTTGCCCAGCGCAGACGCCTCGGCGGCAACGAGGCCGAACGCCTCGGACAGCGACGGCACCACGACGACATCGAGCGCGTTCAGGAAGCCGGGTGCGCACGACACATCGCCGATGAGCGTGACGTCGGCTTCCGCCGCGAGATGCTCCAAGCGCGAGCGCTCGGAGCCATCGCCCGCGACTACCAGAGCAGCCTCCGGCACGAACTCATGCACGCGGGCCGCCGCAGCGATGAAGGATCCGGTGCCTTTGACCGGCTCGAGGCGGCCCAGCATCCCCACCAGCGGATGGCCCTCCGGAAGACCTGCAGGAGGTTGCTCGCGCGCACTGGCGATGAGCGCATCGACATCGACAGCCGGGTATATTGTGCGGATCCGCTCGGTCGGTACGCCGGCCTCCACGAGCCCGCGCTTCACCGCATCGGAGACCGCTATGAAGCGGTCCGTGCGCCCCCGGGCCACACGCCCGGCCACCGCACGCGCCCAGGCGCCGAGCACGCGACCGTCGCTACGCGCCGCATCGGGCAGTACCTGCACGGTGTTCACCACAGCAGCCGTGCAGGGAGCGATCATCCGCACGAGCAGGTTGGTGAGCATACCGCTCCCCTGCACGATGTCCGGGCGAGCGTCTCGGACGAGCCGTCGGAGCGCGGGAAGCCGCGTGAGCACGCCCGGCGGCAACAGGTCATAGTACACCACCGACGAGCCCGCCGCGGCAGCGCGCCTTCCCACCTCCGCGTCGGGCAGGCACACCAGAGTGGTCTCGGCCCCCGCGGCCCGGGCCGCCTCGATCATCCGCAGCAGCACCACCTCGCCGCCACCGACAGTGGGTCCGCCGAAGACGTTCAGATAGAGGATGCGCACACCCTCGAGGAGGGATGCATCTGTGCCGGTTGCATGCGGGTGGGCCACAGGCGCGCTCCTATGGTATGCGCTCCATGCCGCGCAGAGCGGCTGCAACGCGATGGACGGCCGACATCCACAGTCTACCGCTCGCGTCCTGACGCAACGAGAGGCCGCATGGCATGGTCCCGGTGCCCGCAGAGGCCGGCAACGGCATGCACCGAAGCGATGCAAGGGATGCCAGGATCACCGCTCCGTGGACACGTATCGTGAGAGGGCATTCTTCCATGGGAGCGACACTTCGCCAGACTCGATCGAGCGTGAGCCGAGCATGGTCTCGATCTGGACAGCCAACCATCTCGAGTGCTTCTCAGCGCCCCGCGTGTTCAGGTGCGTCCCATCATAGAAGTCCGTGGCGTAATCGAGTCCGAAGTCATCAGTGAAGTCCTCGGCGTTCAGGATTCGCACTGAAGGGTAATCCTCGGCTAGATCAGCGCTGAATCCTTCCATCCATTCATCATGCAGGTGTGGACGGGAGCTCGGACTGACGAACAGCAGAACCTCAGCCTCTGCCGCGTGGGCCCGCTCGATGATTCGTGAGACGTACTCGTAGTTCTCCTCGTACAGCGTGTCGTCGTATGGCTTACGGGTGCTCGAGACCACCTGCGCCTCCACCCTGTCCGTGCTACGGAAGCCAAGGTACAAGTTGTCTCGCGTCCGGGTCCACTTCGCCGGATCGAAATCGGAACGTCGCAGCTCTGACCAACGCGAATGGAACTTCTCCAGGGGAATCAGATACCTTGTCCACTCGGTACTCGGAAGCGCTTCAACCACAAGCCGCAGCTTCGCCTCACCGAGCGGCATCATCGTGAGACTGCTGTTCTTCTGGATCTCGGTGAACTCGTGATTCTGACGGCTCAGCATGCGGAGCTCCAGAACCACGAGATCAGGCGATTGGGTCGTGAGCGCCTCCTCGAGATGCCAGTAGGTGAACAAGAGGGTTTGCGCAGAGCCAGACAGATCGTACGAGCGAATACCGGTCTCCTCCCAGATGATCACCGGATTGATGTTGGAGTGCACCGGCGAGGCGCCCAGGAAGAGCACCTCGACCGACCCCGCCGGAAGGCTTTCGTACTGCGCCCAGACCAGGTCACGGTCGTAGCGTGGGGTCATGATGAACTGCAGCGCCGCCATCAACAGCGTCAAGAGCGCAAGGAACAGGACCGGCCTTGCGAATCGACGGATCTTAGAACCGGAAGTAGACGAAGTCTGCCGCATTGTAGGTGCCTCCATAGTGGCCGAACACCACTACCACGAGAATCAGGCCATAGTAGACGAGCCAGCGGAACAGCAGGTGCTGACGGTTGAAGTGTAAGAGCAGGTCGTAGCGGAGCGACAGCCAGTCGGTGATCCACACCACACCGATCGATGCGAGCGCCACCAACAAGTCAGCGTAGCCGAGTCCCTGCTTGAGCAACGTGCCGTCAGTGAAGATCCAGACGGTGGGGATGAACATTCGCGGCACTATATACGCCGCGTCAGCGAGCGAGTCGGCCCGAAAGAAGACCCACGCGAAAGTGATCAATCCGAAGGTCAGGACCGTTTGAGTGACTCGATGAGCGAATGTCGATCGGTCCACTCTCATGAAGTCGAGCACTCGCTGACGCACCGGCGCCAACAACTCCCCGGTGATCATATAGAGCCCGTTCAGCGCGCCCCAGATGATAAAAGTCAGGCCTGCTCCGTGCCAGATCCCGGAAACCAGGAACACGGCCATGACGTTGATGTAGCGCCGACGTACTCCCCTGCGGCTCCCGCCCAACGGGATGTAGATGTAGTCGCGCAACCAGTCCATCAAGGAGATGTGCCACCGGCGCCAGAAGTCGCGGACATCACGAGCAAAGTACGGTGCCCGGAAGTTCAGGGGGAGATCCACCCCGAACAGCCGGGCCGAGCCGCGGACGATGTCGGTGTAACCCGAGAAGTCGCAGTAGAGCTGGATAGCGAAGAACACCGCGGCCACTGAGAACAGCAAACCATCGACGACGCCAGAATGGTCGTAGGGATTGTCGAAGACCGTGTTGACGAACACTGCGATACGGTCAGCGACCATGAGTTTCTTGAAGAAGCCCCGGCCGATGAGAAGCAGACCCGACTGCATCTTGGAGGCGTCGAATCGGTGCTTCTCCTTGAGCTGCTGAAGAAGCACATGCGCCCTGGTGATGGGACCCGCAGTGACCACCGGGAAGAACATGACGGCCAGCGCGTAGTAGAACGGATTGCGCTCGGGGGTCACAACGCCGCGATATACATCCACCAAGTAGGCGATCGTCTGGAAGGTCCAGAAGGAGATGCCGATCGGCAGCGCAAGTTGCAGCACAGGCAGACTGACCGGGGCAGGCAGGATCTGGAGGAAGCCATTGCCAAGCTCGGACAGGAAGCCCAGGTACTTGAAGACGATCAAGGCCCCGACCACGGGAATGATCCCCACAGTGAGCAAGATCCTGTCTCGTGCTCCCGGCGGCGCGTCGGCACGCGCTGAACCACGCGCGCCGATCACCCGGCCGATCACATAGGTGTACGCCGTCACCGCGATGAGGACCCAGAACCATCGTGGCGAAAGCGCCAGATAGAACAACGCGCTGAGACTCAGCAGCCATGCCGTCCGGGTCCTCACCCCGGGAAGAGCGAAGTACACGACGACCGCGAGTGCGAGGAAGGCCAGGTACGCGATACTGGCAAACTGCATCAAGCCCGTAAACCCCTCGAAGAACTGCAGCACGCATCGCCTCCATCTTGCGGGTTCCTGGCATCACCAGCATGGACACTCGAGACCTGTCAGCAGAGATGAGGCGGTCATTGCGCTGGCATGCACCCGAGCGCCTCGCCGCGCTAGATTCTCACTCCCGATACCCGAGCGCAACTCGTGGAAGCCCGGGCACCGCCGCGGGCCAGCGAGAACGACGCCGTCCTCTCACGTATACTGTGAGAGCATTTCATGCCCCCACCATTAGGATCAGCCAGTGCCCAGCAGGATCATCCACTCGATCAACGAGTACCTCCGCATCAACGCCATCCGGCGGATGCTCCGCATAGTCGATGTCACCCGCATCGAGGTCACAGGACTCGTGATCTTCGCCGTGCTCTTCGCAATCTTCGAAGGCATCGGCATCTCGCTGCTGCTTCCCATCCTCCAGTTCGCCGAGAGCGGCGGCGCATCGGCTTTCCAGGGATCAGGTTTCATATGGGAGGCACTCGACCGATTCATGGTCGTCCTGGGGCTACCGGTGACACTCCCCGTCTTGCTCGCCCTGGCCTTCCTGCCGATCCTTATGCGCCAGGTGGTCTTCTACTTCAAGACATGGTACTCGGCCGTGGTCTCCAGCCGCATCGGCATCCGGATGCGGATGCAGACGCTCGACACTGTACTCGACGCCGACCCGGAGTTCTTTGGACGCCACTCTGTGGGCAAGCTCGTCAACGTGCTGATCACCCAGACCAATGCGGCCGGAACGGCGATCCTCAACGTGATCGGACTGCTATCGGTGGGGCTTCTGATGGCGCTCTACATGGCGATCCTCCTCGCAATCTCGGCCCCCTTGACGCTCGTGACACTAGTGTTCGCGCTTGTGGTGTCTCGCCTGATCAAGACGATCATCCGTCATATCCGCGAATTCGCCGTCGAATCCGCAGCGATCAGCCAGGAGATGATGGGCAAGATCGTGGAGCGCATGGGCCTCATGCCCCTGATCAAGCTCCGCGATATGAAACGTCATGAGTCGGAGAACATCCGCGAGTACTCCGAGGAGATGCGCCAGCTCGGCATCAAGAAGTCCCGCCTAGGAGCGCGCATCGAGGTCACGACCGACCCGCTTCTCATGCTCTCGGTCTTCATCACGCTCTACATCGGCATCAGCGTGCTGGGGATGACACTCGCCGAGCTTGGCCTCGTCGTGTTCGTGCTGAGCCGCCTGAACGCCAAGATCAAGGAGTTCAACAACGGCCGGCAGGAGATCTCCAAGAACATCGCTGGCCTGCTGCTCGTGCAGCAGACGGCCGAGGAGGCCGAGCGCTCCAACCGCATCATGAGCGGACCCGTGCCCTTCGAAGGGCTGCGGCAGGAGCTGGCGCTCGCCGATGTGTCGTTCGACTACCCCGACTCATACAACGCAGAGGGCAAGATGCTTTCGGCCGGCAAGCAGGTGTTGCGCGGCATCTCGCTCGAGATCCCCGCCGGCTCCTTCACCGCGCTCGTGGGACGCTCTGGGGCCGGCAAGTCGACTCTCGTGGAACTGCTGCCGCGGCTGCGGGACGCCACGAGCGGCACCATCACGTACGACGGCACCGACATCCGCGACTTCAATGTCGGCTCGCTCCGCAAGGGGATCGGCTACCTCACGCAGCAGGCCATGCTGTTCAATGACACGGTGCGGGCGAACCTGGTCTACGGTCTCGACACCGAGCCGACCGAAGAGCAGGTCCGCGACGCACTCGAAAGGGCCTACGCAACCTTCGTCTACGACTTGCCCAACGGCCTCGACACACACCTGGGCGACCAGGGCGTGCGCTTCTCGGGCGGCGAGCGCCAACGGATAGGCCTGGCGCGCGTCCTGCTTGCCGACAGCAGCGTCCTCATCCTCGATGAGCCCACAAGCGCACTGGACTCGGAGTCTGAGGCGTACATCCAGAAGGCGCTGTCAGAACTGCACGGAACCAAGACCGTCATCGTGATCGCCCATCGACTAGCCACCGTGATCAAGGCCGACCAGTTGCTGCTCATCGACGACGGGCGCATCGTGGAACGCGGCACTCACGAGGAGCTCGTCGCCATGGGCGAGACCTATCAGAAGCTGTTCGAGACGCAGCTGCTCGCGTAGGGACCGGGACTACCTGGCGCTCTCCTCTGCCACCCGCTCCAGGGGCTCCGAATAGCGCGCAGCCGAATCTGAGCGATCGAACTCGGACACGACATGCTGACCGGGTACCGGCAGATTCCCTTTCTGCCACTGGGTATGCAGGCGCTCCAGCGCGGCAACGGTACCGACCGTGTCGTCGGGGTACACCGCCCTCGGCAACGCTCGTGCGCGGCCCCCACACTCCTGTCCCGCGCGATCTAGAACAGTATCACCTAGGAGCCTCCCTGCCCCGAAAAGCCCTCGAGGCCCCTACCGGGATGCGCCGTCCAACACCCTCCCCACCTCGCGCAGCACGATCTCGAACCGAGCATCCCAGGAGTTCTCGCGGGCATATTCGAGTCGGCTCTCGATCTCCCCTGACGAGGATCCCAGGCCATCGAGCAATCTCCGCAGCCGTTCACAGAACTCGTAGCGTTCGCAGAGATCCACCGGCGCCTTCATCGCTTCTAGCTCCGGCCAGCGTATCGCTACGACCGGCAATCCTGCTGCAAGGTACTCGTAGACTTTGATGGGATGGATCGCGTCCACCATCGTGCTGCGCACGAACGGCACGATTCCGACATCGCAATGGCGCATATAGCCAGGAACGCCCGCGTACGGTCGGCTGCCGAGGAGATGCACATTGCCGAGTCCTTCGACGGCCTTGGTCACACGCGCCGACTCCGGCCCCAGCAGCACGAACGACACGTCAGGCAGCTCGCGGGCACACTCGGCTAATAGCGCGGCGTCGAACCAGTACTCCATCGCACCTACGTACAGCACACGCGGCCCGGGAATCGAGGCCAGGTCGGTCGGCTCGGCTACATCAACGTCGAAGCGTTCGAACTCCACGCCGTTCGGCAGATGCACGACGTTGGCGAAGCGTTGCGCGAGGCGATCGCGCACCGAGGAGGCCACCGCAAAGATAACGTCTGCGGCGGCAAGCGCTGCTTCTTCGAGTTCACGCAGCGATTCGGGCACGTTCTCGAACGCGGTGGCGTCGTCAGCGACACGCACGACGCGACATCCCGCCTGAAGACGCTCAGCGAGCGGCTGGTAGATGGGGTTGGTGAGCCAAACGAGGTCAGGAGCGTCGAACCCGCGTCTTCGGAGCATCCGGTACGCGCTCGGCACTGTCAGCCTCACGCTCGTACGCGCCACCCCACGCGAGCGCAGTAGTGGGAGCGGAGCAGGAGGCAGCAGCGCCATCGGGTTGTAGTAGGTGAGTCGTCCGTAGTCGAGCGGACCGGCTCGCCACGAGCGCATGCGGACCTCAAAGTCCCGCTTGACCGGATGGACGACGTGCAGAGGTGATAGCGGGTGTGAGAGCCACATCGCG
Above is a window of Anaerosoma tenue DNA encoding:
- a CDS encoding glycosyltransferase: MRITMLNKYYPPHLGGIEYHMRDLAVALSEAGHGVHVIVANEGPEGVFETLDGVAVTRLPRLFAYASTPVAPGMKRAIAEEAARPDRPDVFHLHFPYPWGEVSWLAARGGRGALSGWRPRSDVPTVLTYHSDIVRQKVLGSAYAPLLRRVLDRVDLVIASSPDMVEHSEYLAPVASKCRVVPFGIHVERFAATPERTTRAAELRTEGTPSRGERPVVLFVGRLIYYKGADVLVRAMAEVDADLVMIGSGPLRAELDELVSSLGIEDRVRFTDPVGDDELAAWYHAADVFCLPSVARSEAFGLVQLEAHAAGTPVVSTRLTTGVPFVNQHGVTGLTVPPGDARALAEALHEIVSDDALRVRLGAQAAERAARDFTIARMVADTRAVYDEARGGV
- a CDS encoding phosphoglucomutase/phosphomannomutase family protein, which translates into the protein MTSDIRFGTDGWRAVIGAGFTYDNLRRVADAAGRVYAAENPGGLVLVGYDTRFEAESFARAAAEVLASHGLRVGLSDRYLPTPALCWAVAHDEAAIGGVMLTASHNPAPYLGFKLRMADGGASPKSFSDRVEAALAAEPPAAPADADDLVETVDLMGPYLDALRAMVDAEVIAEAGLRVVVDPLYGAGQTYLAETLRGLGVEVTELHGERNPGFGGLHPEPIPPHIVEAQEYVREHGLDAAFITDGDADRIGAADRNGTFVNPHRIIALVARHLVEGRGMSGRIVKTLSTSVLVDRIARHLGSEVTTTPVGFKWIYEEMLKGDVLIGGEESGGIGIPSHVRERDGLLMALLLVEMMARHEKGLGALVDDLLETVGAMEYGRFDMRLEPAAMSRFVEAMPTLAPTTLAGMEVLEVIRTDGVKFLLPDDAWLLLRASGTEPLVRVYAEAADFKLVDELLAAGRLLANDA
- a CDS encoding mannose-1-phosphate guanylyltransferase/mannose-6-phosphate isomerase; this translates as MTERTRIPHLHALILAGGSGTRFWPLSRELSPKQFVDIFGGVSLITQAVTRVSPLVAEDGIHVLTNERLLDELRNHLKSQPSLGDMSVEYLAEPTPRNTAPAIALAAAYLAGIDPDAVMVVLPSDHVLENGERWERIMRVAAGLAAQDFLVTIGLEPTRPETGYGYIRMGERIATPAENGTTGHRVAAFVEKPDRATAESYLAEGGYLWNSGMLVARAATVLVQLESAGKRASTPDSAPAAAIAAAARDVAAMPPAEWTSVAVREAFEALPSVPFDKAVLEVSDAVAVVPADLAWSDVGSLVALEDVAPADERGNVLAGNVVDVDSHDTIVYSADRLVATIGLSGLMVVDTADATLVAPKDRAQDVRLVVEELRGRGAREIVENRSSLRPWGSWTMLSKGAGFQVKTIEVMPGQRLSLQSHRHRSEHWVVVEGVALVEVDGETFRVTANESKYVPCGSVHRLTNDGDSVLRVVEVAVGDYLGEDDITRYEDDWAR
- a CDS encoding glycosyltransferase family 4 protein — encoded protein: MAHPHATGTDASLLEGVRILYLNVFGGPTVGGGEVVLLRMIEAARAAGAETTLVCLPDAEVGRRAAAAGSSVVYYDLLPPGVLTRLPALRRLVRDARPDIVQGSGMLTNLLVRMIAPCTAAVVNTVQVLPDAARSDGRVLGAWARAVAGRVARGRTDRFIAVSDAVKRGLVEAGVPTERIRTIYPAVDVDALIASAREQPPAGLPEGHPLVGMLGRLEPVKGTGSFIAAAARVHEFVPEAALVVAGDGSERSRLEHLAAEADVTLIGDVSCAPGFLNALDVVVVPSLSEAFGLVAAEASALGKPVVATNTGGLPEVVEDGVSGLLVPPRDPAGLADAIVRLLEDPAMRARMGEAGQRIVRERFGLERMADELVAVYRDVAGRA
- a CDS encoding MBOAT family O-acyltransferase, translated to MLQFFEGFTGLMQFASIAYLAFLALAVVVYFALPGVRTRTAWLLSLSALFYLALSPRWFWVLIAVTAYTYVIGRVIGARGSARADAPPGARDRILLTVGIIPVVGALIVFKYLGFLSELGNGFLQILPAPVSLPVLQLALPIGISFWTFQTIAYLVDVYRGVVTPERNPFYYALAVMFFPVVTAGPITRAHVLLQQLKEKHRFDASKMQSGLLLIGRGFFKKLMVADRIAVFVNTVFDNPYDHSGVVDGLLFSVAAVFFAIQLYCDFSGYTDIVRGSARLFGVDLPLNFRAPYFARDVRDFWRRWHISLMDWLRDYIYIPLGGSRRGVRRRYINVMAVFLVSGIWHGAGLTFIIWGALNGLYMITGELLAPVRQRVLDFMRVDRSTFAHRVTQTVLTFGLITFAWVFFRADSLADAAYIVPRMFIPTVWIFTDGTLLKQGLGYADLLVALASIGVVWITDWLSLRYDLLLHFNRQHLLFRWLVYYGLILVVVVFGHYGGTYNAADFVYFRF
- a CDS encoding ABC transporter ATP-binding protein; translation: MPSRIIHSINEYLRINAIRRMLRIVDVTRIEVTGLVIFAVLFAIFEGIGISLLLPILQFAESGGASAFQGSGFIWEALDRFMVVLGLPVTLPVLLALAFLPILMRQVVFYFKTWYSAVVSSRIGIRMRMQTLDTVLDADPEFFGRHSVGKLVNVLITQTNAAGTAILNVIGLLSVGLLMALYMAILLAISAPLTLVTLVFALVVSRLIKTIIRHIREFAVESAAISQEMMGKIVERMGLMPLIKLRDMKRHESENIREYSEEMRQLGIKKSRLGARIEVTTDPLLMLSVFITLYIGISVLGMTLAELGLVVFVLSRLNAKIKEFNNGRQEISKNIAGLLLVQQTAEEAERSNRIMSGPVPFEGLRQELALADVSFDYPDSYNAEGKMLSAGKQVLRGISLEIPAGSFTALVGRSGAGKSTLVELLPRLRDATSGTITYDGTDIRDFNVGSLRKGIGYLTQQAMLFNDTVRANLVYGLDTEPTEEQVRDALERAYATFVYDLPNGLDTHLGDQGVRFSGGERQRIGLARVLLADSSVLILDEPTSALDSESEAYIQKALSELHGTKTVIVIAHRLATVIKADQLLLIDDGRIVERGTHEELVAMGETYQKLFETQLLA
- a CDS encoding glycosyltransferase, which gives rise to MRAVLLESLPYESAFRVGSHHYAARLLAHDWDAMWLSHPLSPLHVVHPVKRDFEVRMRSWRAGPLDYGRLTYYNPMALLPPAPLPLLRSRGVARTSVRLTVPSAYRMLRRRGFDAPDLVWLTNPIYQPLAERLQAGCRVVRVADDATAFENVPESLRELEEAALAAADVIFAVASSVRDRLAQRFANVVHLPNGVEFERFDVDVAEPTDLASIPGPRVLYVGAMEYWFDAALLAECARELPDVSFVLLGPESARVTKAVEGLGNVHLLGSRPYAGVPGYMRHCDVGIVPFVRSTMVDAIHPIKVYEYLAAGLPVVAIRWPELEAMKAPVDLCERYEFCERLRRLLDGLGSSSGEIESRLEYARENSWDARFEIVLREVGRVLDGASR